The nucleotide window CGAAGCGTGCGGCACGGCGATCGAAACACCGTCGAAGCTTACCATCCGGCGACGAATACTTGGACGACCGAGGCATCCATGCCGACGGCGCGGTTCGAGCTAGCCGCGGGCGTGGTAACTGGCAGACTCTATGCTGTCGGCGGCGCTAATAACATCGGCTTCTTGAATGTCAGTCGAGGCATACGATCCGACGACGAATGCCTGGACTGCCAAAGAACATATGCCGACGGCGCGCCAATCATTAACTATTGGCGTTGCAGGCCGCCGACTATATGCGGCCGGCGGCCTTAATAGCGGCGGTTTCTTGAATACCGTCCTTGAATACCGTCGAGGAGTTCGACCCACGGCGCCAATAATCTTGCTGCGCACAGATACATTGTCCTGAAGACCAATTGGCCGATTTGAATTTGTGAGCTACACCGATATCAATTTCAGAAACTAAATTGCCTTGGAATTAATCGACACCCGCGCAGCCAATCTCAGGATCTGCGCTCGACGTTTTTGATGGGGTACGGCTCTGCCCTGCACTATGTCGCGCCAGCGTCGTTCGGACATCCCAAGAGCGACGGCGACTTTTGGCGCACCCAATTTGTTGATTGCGGACTTCGGCGCCTGGTTCGAGCGAAACGATTACTCGGAAAGCGTGGGGCTTTAGATGCAAGGCGCCCGAGATGAAACGTGTAAGAGCTTACTGCGTCTCAAGGCCAACTAGCAACGGGCATTTCAGACCTGGAACATCTCCTGTTGCTCGACAAAGGACCCGAAATATGGGGAGGCGCTCAGCTCAGCCGCACTCGATGTCGTTTTACATGGCCCATCTTGTCTATACTGGGACTCCTTCGGACCGAGGATCGCAGAGAAGTGGTAGTGACGGCCCGCGCGTAGTCGCGCCGCTCCGATTTGACTGCGGATGCGTAACGGTAGAGGCAGATTCGTCGCGAGTCCGTTACTATCTCGACGCTTGCGGGGACGACCACTACAAGCTAGTTAGTTAAGCCATCGTAGGATTCTTGAAATGGGGCGTCGTTAGCCGCCGGGTGGCGATTTCTCGCGCGTTTTATTTCGTGGGCGTTTGAGCTTGCCTCGCGAACAACGTCACGCAGACTTCCGATATCGAACGCGGCCAAGCGATGATTTGAAGGTCAGTAAAACCGATACGGACCGTCTTCAAGTGGCCACGATCAGTTGTACATTCACTCTGCGCCGATTCGCTATCCGATCTGTGCCGACGTCCTGCGATGCGACGTCGTCAACGCGGCACGAAGCACCGCGGCCAGATTGAGACGCTGTTCAAATTGGCCTCGATCAGCCAACTATGAAGCCATTGAGTTCGATATTATCGAGGACGAATTCGCCGGTGTCTGGCCACGAAATCCAGCCGTGCGGCGTTGCGCTCCGTTGTCCGCAATTACTTCCGGCGGAGAACGGCACCAAGTTGCTTGAGCATCACACCGAGCACTTGATCATCACCGCGCGCGAAGAACATCGTGAGTGCGACCTCAACAATGGAACTCTCGCTTAGCCGGTGCGAATAGGCCAGGCTACGAAGGCGTTCGGAGATATCATGGCTCACGTTGACCGACAATTTGCTACGCGACGCTGCGGAGTCGGAACCAGCGTCGTGCTCGGCATACTCCGACGGCTGAGGCGTTCGAATCATTTCGCTCGTTGCGTCACCCGACTGTCCGCTTGCGAGCTGACTTCCTTCGTTTAGCATCTTGACGCCTGCTCAACCCCTTCTGGCATGCACATTCTGCGCATCCCAATCGAGTAATCGGCTGATTATGCAATAAAGATAAGAACGCAGTTATAGAATCGTTCAACGACTACTTCAGTCCACCTCGTCCGCCGATGACGCTCGTTACCGGCCCCGGTGGCACCCCCAGCCCTACCGGCCCCGGTGGCACCCCCAGCCCTACCGGCCCGTGGCTAGCCAGCTCACCGTCCGCAACGCAGCGGGCGAGCCGAGACTAGACTGCCTCGGAATTGGCCCCGCTGTCCCTGGTTTGAAACCCACGCGGCGGCCGGGGTCCCAAAGGGGCTGAACAAGCGACAGAATGAAACCCTACGCAATGCGGAGACTTGCTATTCGGGTATCCTGGCTTCTTGCGGCATTTGCAGTGGCAGCTGCTTTAGCTTGCTCAATATACGTTTCGGTGTCGCAGAGCTATCTTCGGCGGGTTGTGACACTCGGAGATATTTCCCAAGCAGTTGAACCTTCTCGCACTGCCCACTCTATCTTCGATGCTCTCGAAGTTGCGATTGCGGTGGTTTGCTTCGCTGGATTCATAGCGTACTACGCCTCGTATCGAAAAGTCGATTGGCGATTGCTCATCGAATAAATGACAAATTGCTGCAACGCTTTTGTTCGCCGATGCGAGATGCGATGCTTATCCCGGGACCACTGAAGATTGTCGGCTTTGGATAAGAGCCGGACGAAATCATTCGAAGTCGGCTAACTGGAGAGCGTTTCAGGAAACAGTGTTGCCCGGCCGTGGACGCGGCGCGCCCTCATTTCATTCAATGATTTGATTGATCTCAACATCGATGTCCCGTCGGAGGTCAAGCACGTTGAGCGCGATGTTTAGATCGGTATCATCGAAACTTAGCATTTGACCATCTCGTGCGGTGAGCGTGGATCGCGGCCCATTGTCATCGGTCGTTTCGAAAAATGCGCAGTTTACCGCGGGTCCGCCCTGGGCTGATAGGTGTTTTATGCCGGCAGCCCGTGTCTCGTGATCGAAAAGTCCGCGAGAAACCGCCCTCGTGAGGTCGCGGATCGGGCCGACGATTTCGGCACATGTAATGTCTTGAATCCCGAATCTCGTCGCAGTTAAGCGATGACGCAGATAACGAAGCGTTGCCACGTTATCAACCTCAACTAAATCACGGTTGTTCACATCAATTTTGCCAATACGCAGCTTTTCCAGATAGGACGTCGGGATCATTCCAGATCGCGGGGCGGCCTCTATCGGAATATCGTCTGTTGTGCTGGCGTCTTGCCCGACCTCACCAATCTCGCGAAGTGATTCCATGGACATTCGCTTTTTCGGTTTTCTGAAATCCTGGAGCACTTCGATCACCGCGTCTACGCGGGTATCGCAGGTAAATAGGACACGATAAATGTGTTCGCCTGAGACCCGGCGCCTCTCAATCAATTCTTGAAAGATCAAGACGGCATCGACATTTGCTTCCGCACTTCCAAGAACGAGGGCATTCATTGGTTGGCATAGCAAAATCGAAACAGGCATGTCCCATAACGCGGAACGACTCCGCGCCCGCGCCCAACGCACTAGGTTCTTCACGCGTCTTCGGTGTGAGCGATCCCATGTGTTCGCGAGCCCGGAGACCATGCTCGCGCCCGGAGTCCCATCCGCAGCGGTGGCCGATGCGCTCACGCGCGGCGGCGACTGGCCAAAAGACGTCGTCGATGCCACGATGCGCCAACGATACGGCCCAACCGGCTCCTCCTATCATCCGGCTGCGGCCTTCGATGTGTTCGATCTTGCGCCCCAAAAGATCGCGCGAGCGCGCGAGGCGGTGCGCGCGTTCGACGATGCGGCCGCGGAATTGCCCCACGAATCCGCCGGCGTCCGCGCGCTGAAAGCCGACGTCCGCGGCATTCGCGGTATGGTGCGCTTCGATCACAGCGCCGACATGCCGTGGCATGCCGACCGGCCCGCCGAGGCCATGTACGATGCGATCGCCGGCGACGACCGGTTGCCGGCGCCGTTGCGCGCCGCCGCCGGCAACGCTGCGGCGGCGGTGCGCGACCTCGTCCTCGCACACCGTGAGTCTTCGGATTTTGGCCCGTTCAATGCATCGTATACAGACGCGGCGGGCCCCACGGTCCACGCGCCGCTGGCGCGCCGAAGTTTCGACACTTGGGCCGACCGGGGCGTCACCGAAACGCACAATCCTTTTTACGACGAGGTCGACGGACGAGAATTCGCGCGCGCCGTCGGGGGCTACAACGCGGCGCAGGATCGCGCGGGCGACGCGCTGGGATAAGAGCTTCGCGCAAAGGGCCGCTTCCACGGCGGGCGGAAATCCGACCCGACATGAAAACCGTGGCGGACCGCCCCAGACTAATTACGAATATGTTGAGAAGAGTGGCCCTGCTCGAAGATACAATAGCAATTCGGGACTGGGCTTTTTAGTTCTCTTCATATCTTTCGGTAACGCAGCAGTGAGATCGTGAAACAGGCGGTCAAGTGGGCCGAGTACTGGGAAAATAGTAAACGCAAATGCGTCGTGCGCCTTTCCAACAAGGTCCATGCAGAAGTCCGCAGCAATTATCCAATCGGAGGCTTCATGCGACGCAACGAAAGCTCGATAATCGCCTTCTGCACTGTCCGACAAATTTGTGAAAAGGTAATCCATCACGGAACGCGCGCACGATCATCGAGCCGCTCGAAGCGCCCCTTGTTGTCAACGAGGTCAAGACTCAGCTCGCGTTGCCGCAACTCATTGCGGGTCACACCGAGCTCGCTCGAAAGTTGACCGAGGAATGTCTTGAATTCGCGCAATCGCAGCCTTTCGACGTCGGCATTCCGGAGCATCGCTATTGGCTAGCGGCCAGGGTGTTTCGGGCATTGGGCGACGCGAAACGATCGGCCGAGTTTTTTAGATCGCGCCTTTGAGTCGATCGAGCGTGCGGCACGCGACATGGGATCGCCGTCCCAGCGAGACGTCTTCATAAACCTCAGTGCGAGTCGCGAAATTGTTGATGCTCACGAGCTAGATAACTGCCCCGCCTACGTCGGTAGAGAGCAACCGTCCGTCAACCTCGTCTGACGCTCAAAATGCGGTGAATAGCGCATATTTGCCCAATGTAGATGCGCCTTCTTAAATACACGAGGCTCTTGTCATAGTCCCTGCGTGATACCGCTCACGGTCCGTGCGTCTCGTGATTATCATCCGGCAGGCGCGTGATACTGAACATATTAGCGTCTCCTCGCAACGCGATATCATATGACCTAAGACGCTCCATCGCGCGACGTCTTCTTGTGCGGAAAAGACCGCATGTGAGCATTGAGGGGAACATATGAATCAGTCTAAACTTCATCTCGGCGCAGTGGCTATCGCAATCGCCGCGCTTTGGGCGGCCGGTTGCGGCAGCACAAGCGGCGGCGGCGGATCCATCATGCCGCAAGGCGGTTCGTTGGCGGGCATGACACAGGGCGGAACCGTTCATCAGCTGCACGGAACTCATCCCCTGACGATCGCACAAATGCATGTGCTCACACTGCAAGATAATTCCAGTCCGCAAGTTCCCTCGTTCACGTGGACTCAGATGGCACCGTTCGTCGACTGGACATCGGTACAGCCGGGAAGCAACGCCGCCGCAAAAGCAGCCGGCATCAAAACCATGCTGTATACCGACCCGAATCGCGTTTTTGCGCCGATGCCGGAGTACTCCAACGACGAGACCGAGTATGCTCACGACTGTAACAACAGTCGGATCACGATAAAAAACTCAAAGACGCCCACCTATCTGACCCAGCCCACCTCAACAGTTCTTTTGGGGCTCTGGCAGGCGCACGTCGCGTTTTATAATCAAATCGGCAACGCACAGTATGACGCCGTCTTTGAGGACACCCCAATTGTTCGAAATGTTTCCGCGCAGCCGTGCGGATATCTGCAGTCGGCGTGGCTCGCAAACCAAAATAGCATGAATACTGGGTTGGGCTATCCGATCATATTCAACGGACTCGCAAATTTAGCCAACGGATCTAATCAGATGAGTCCGGCGATGGCACTACTGCCGACGAGCATCGGTGGAGACATGGAAGGCTGTTATTCGAACGCCGCCGGCGCTGCGTTGCCGGATCTGAAAGTATGGCATACCTTTGAGAACACCGAGATCCAAGTGCTCGCAGCTGGAAAACTATTCATCTGCCGCGGCTTCGACAATACGCCGGACACTGCGGCCCAGGTTCAACGCCTCTACATGTACGGCTCATTCCTTCTCACCTACGATCCTGCGCTCGCCATCATTTCACCCAAGTTCAAACCCGCGAGCAACGGATTCTATGTCCAGCCGGAAGACCAACTCGTCGCGCTGGACCCGATCATCACGCAACCGTCAAGCATTGACAGCTTGAACCAAGGTACGAACGTTTATGCTCGCCAGTATGCGAGCTGCTACTATGCGGGTCAATCCATCGGCGCGTGCGCGACGGTCGTCAATTCGGACAGACCGACAACGCCGCATCCGATGCCGTTCGCAGGCGTCTATCAGCACACGCTCGTGCTCTCCGGCGGCGACATCCTCGACGGCGGCACGGCGTCCACCGTTGGACCGGCGCCGGCGACGACAATAGCCGGCTCGACCGCGATCATCGAAATCCAGTAATCGAGATCCAGTAGCTGATAATGGGCCGGCGCATGCCGGCCCATTTGCATTTTGCGGACGCGCTTTGTCGGCTCAGCGTAGCTCGAATACGTACTGCCGGCCCTGGATGTCCTCGGGGAAGTTATACAACGCGGCGCAGGATCGCGCGGGAGACGCTTTGGGATAGAAGCCTCACCCAGAGGGCCACTCCCACGCCTGGCGGAAATCCGACCCGACATGAAAACCGTGGCGGATTGCCTCGCGCAACGGCGCGATCTCTTCAGTGGACTGGCTTGCGACCGGCAAGTGAATGAGGCCGTGCAGGCGATCGTCCGCAGCTTCAAGGCAGGCGGGCGCGTGCTGCTGTTCGGCAATGGCGGCAGTGCGGCGCAGGCTCAACATTTCGCGGCCGAATTCTCCGGACGATTCATGCTCGAACGGCCGGCCTGGGCTGGCCTCGCGCTCACCACCGATACAAGCGCGCTCACGGCGATCGCAAACGATTACGGTTACAATGAAGTCTTCGCGCGCCAGTTGCGCGCGCACGGCCGCCCGGGCGATGTCGCGATCGGCCTCACGACGACGGGAGAGTCCGCCAACGTCGTGCATGCGTTTCGCGTTGCGCGTGAATCGAACATCGTCACCGTTGCTTTTTCGGGCAACGGCGGGGGCCGCATCGTCGAGCTCAGCGACATCGCGATCGTCGGTCCTTCGGGACCATCGTGGATGGTGCAAGAAGTGCACCTCGCCCTCGGTCATATCATGTGCGAATTGGTCGAACTCGCGATGACGAGCGTCTAGCCGCCAAGGCGCGCACCGCCGGAGGGCGCCGCAACGTCTGAGCGAAAGCATAGGACGATGGCGCAAAGCGGGCAACTCAACGCGATCTCAGTCGATGTCGAGGACTACTTCCAACCAGAGGCGTTCGCGCGCGACGTGCGGCGGGAGGATTGGCCGTCGTTTCCCTCCCGCGTCGTCGAGAACACGCACCGGATACTGGATGTCTTCGCGCGCCACGACGTGCTCGGCACTTTTTTTGTGCTCGGCTGGGTCGCCGAACGGTTCCCGGATCTCGTCCGCGACATCCGCGCCGCCGGGCATGAGATCGGCTGCCACAGCTATTGGCACCGGCCCATCTATTCGCTGACGCCCGACGAATTCGAGGCCGACACGCGCAAGGCGAAAGCGGCCATCGAAGCCGCCGCCGGAGGCGAGGTCACGTGCTATCGCGCTCCCACCTTCTCCATCACCAAGCGATCGCTGTGGGCGCTCGACGTGCTTGCGTCGTGCGGATTCAAAAGCGACTCGAGCATCTTTCCGATCCACCACGATAATTACGGCATCGTCGGTTCTCCGGTCCGGCCGTACGCCATCCAGTGCGAAAAAAGCGTCATCACGGAATTTCCGATGTCCACGTTCCGGGCGTTGAATTACGATTTTCCCGTCGGAGGCGGCGGCTATCTGCGCATG belongs to Candidatus Eremiobacteraceae bacterium and includes:
- a CDS encoding SIS domain-containing protein: MKTVADCLAQRRDLFSGLACDRQVNEAVQAIVRSFKAGGRVLLFGNGGSAAQAQHFAAEFSGRFMLERPAWAGLALTTDTSALTAIANDYGYNEVFARQLRAHGRPGDVAIGLTTTGESANVVHAFRVARESNIVTVAFSGNGGGRIVELSDIAIVGPSGPSWMVQEVHLALGHIMCELVELAMTSV
- a CDS encoding XrtA system polysaccharide deacetylase; amino-acid sequence: MAQSGQLNAISVDVEDYFQPEAFARDVRREDWPSFPSRVVENTHRILDVFARHDVLGTFFVLGWVAERFPDLVRDIRAAGHEIGCHSYWHRPIYSLTPDEFEADTRKAKAAIEAAAGGEVTCYRAPTFSITKRSLWALDVLASCGFKSDSSIFPIHHDNYGIVGSPVRPYAIQCEKSVITEFPMSTFRALNYDFPVGGGGYLRMLPFWFNEYGMRRIIENGDPAMVYLHPWEVDPDQPRIHTRLRSRLRHYTNLRGMMRNLEALLRRFRFGTMGDALALRPPLTPYRPGELTPP